In Oryza brachyantha chromosome 1, ObraRS2, whole genome shotgun sequence, the following are encoded in one genomic region:
- the LOC102721698 gene encoding putative pectinesterase 11, with the protein MPLYGVNYPPCRAAAASTVAAAAALSLALLCSCFFSSMPSATASAAVVTVDKSGKGDHRSIQDAIDAAPANGSAGGGTVIRIKPGVYREKVVVDKPYVTLTGTSASSTVITWNESWVSDESPTVSVLASDFVAKRLTFQNTFGDTAPAVAVRVAGDRAAFYGCRFVSFQDTLLDESGRHYYRGCYVQGATDFIFGNGRALFDKCHLHSTSPPGAGGAFTAQQRSSESEETGYSFVGCKLTGVGVGTSILGRPWGPYSRVVFALTYMSSTVRPQGWDDWGDPAKQRTAFYGQYQCYGDGSKTDSRVAWSHDLTQAEAAPFITKAWVDGQRWLR; encoded by the exons ATGCCGTTATATGGGGTCAACTACCCGCCGTGCAGGGCCGCGGCGGCATCAacggtagcagcagcagcagcactatCGCTGGCCCTGCTCTGCTCTtgcttcttctcctccatgCCGAGCGCGACCgcgagcgccgccgtcgtcacggtCGACAAGTCCGGCAAAGGCGACCACCGGAGCATCCAGGACGCGATCGATGCCGCCCCGGCGAACggctccgccggcggcggcaccgtcATCCGGATCAAGCCCGGGGTTTACAG GGAGAAGGTCGTGGTGGACAAGCCGTACGTGACGCTGACCGGCACGAGCGCCAGCTCGACCGTGATCACCTGGAACGAGTCCTGGGTCTCCGACGAGTCCCCCACCGTCTCCGTCCTGGCCTCCGACTTCGTCGCCAAGCGCCTGACGTTTCAG AACACGTTCGGGGACaccgcgccggcggtggcggtgagggTCGCCGGCGACAGGGCGGCGTTCTACGGGTGCAGGTTCGTGTCGTTCCAGGACACGCTGCTGGACGAGAGTGGGCGCCACTACTACCGCGGCTGCTACGTGCAGGGCGCCACCGACTTCATCTTCGGAAACGGCCGGGCTCTGTTTGAC AAATGCCACCTGCACTCCACGTCGccccccggcgccggcggggcgtTCACGGCGCAGCAGCGGTcgtcggagtcggaggagACGGGGTACAGCTTCGTGGGGTGCAAGCTgaccggcgtcggcgtcggcacCTCCATCCTGGGGCGGCCGTGGGGCCCCTACTCCCGCGTCGTCTTCGCGCTCACCTACATGTCCTCCACCGTGAGGCCCCAGGGCTGGGACGACTGGGGCGACCCCGCCAAACAGAG GACGGCGTTCTACGGGCAGTACCAGTGCTACGGCGACGGGTCGAAGACCGACAGCAGGGTCGCCTGGTCTCACGACCTGAcgcaggcggaggcggcgccgttCATCACCAAGGCTTGGGTTGATGGGCAACGATGGCTTCGGTAG
- the LOC121053321 gene encoding protein RADIALIS-like 3: protein MASNSKGSSAASPPPPPSAWTKQQNKQFERALAVYDTDAPDRWHSVARYMGGTKSAEEVRRHYERLVADVEQIEAGNAPSSLGYGAAPPAGRGGAAAVERSMKYLKLQ from the exons ATGGCATCCAACTCCAAGGGCTCGTCGgcggcatcgccgccgccgccgccgtcggcgtggACGAAGCAGCAGAACAAGCAGTTCGAGCGCGCCCTGGCGGTGTACGACACCGACGCCCCGGACCGGTGGCACAGCGTGGCCCGCTACATGGGCGGCACCAAGTCCGCCGAGGAGGTGCGCCGCCACTACGAGCGGCTCGTCGCGGACGTCGAGCAGATCGAGGCCGGCAACGCGCCGTCCTCCTTGGGCTAcggcgccgcgccaccggccggccgcggtggcgccgccgctgtagAAAG ATCGATGAAATATCTAAAGCTTCAGTGA